The Deltaproteobacteria bacterium genome contains a region encoding:
- the nthA gene encoding nitrile hydratase subunit alpha, which produces MSDSRYPVPPATAAARAQALETALSDKQLVPDGFIDSVTTRYADKTGPQNGAKVVARAWINPAYRERLLHDGTAACAELGFYGAQGEYIVVLEDTPTLHNVIVCTQCSCTAWPVLGLPPDWYKSPAYRARVVREPRALLREMGSDLPESIEIRVWDTTAETRYLVLPLRPAGTDGWSEEQLAAIVTREAMIGIARL; this is translated from the coding sequence ATGAGCGACTCGCGATATCCCGTTCCACCTGCGACCGCGGCGGCGCGCGCACAGGCGCTGGAGACGGCGCTGAGCGACAAGCAACTGGTGCCGGACGGCTTCATCGATTCGGTGACCACACGCTACGCCGACAAGACCGGTCCGCAGAACGGCGCCAAGGTTGTCGCGCGCGCGTGGATCAATCCGGCCTATCGAGAACGGCTGCTGCACGATGGCACCGCCGCATGCGCCGAGTTGGGCTTCTATGGAGCGCAAGGCGAATATATCGTCGTGCTCGAAGACACGCCTACGCTTCACAACGTGATCGTCTGCACGCAGTGTTCGTGCACCGCGTGGCCGGTGCTCGGCTTGCCGCCCGATTGGTACAAGAGTCCCGCTTACCGCGCGCGAGTGGTGCGTGAGCCGCGCGCGCTATTGCGCGAGATGGGATCGGATCTTCCCGAGTCGATCGAGATTCGCGTGTGGGATACCACCGCCGAGACCCGTTACCTCGTACTGCCGCTGCGACCCGCCGGCACGGACGGATGGAGCGAGGAACAGCTGGCGGCAATCGTCACGCGCGAGGCGATGATCGGCATCGCGCGGTTGTGA
- the hpnI gene encoding bacteriohopanetetrol glucosamine biosynthesis glycosyltransferase HpnI: protein MMLPVLHVSALQAVIGIGVLASIWYYLTVLYSAREFFRWADGQRAGAAAAPQPGVSVLKPLKGLDVNLYENLATFCRQDYRGAFQVVFGVADAGDSAIAVVRQLQRDFSSLDIELVIDPRVYGTNYKVSNLHNMYARARHDVLVIADSDIRVPPDYLCRVVAPLHDPAVGVVSCLYKAVRQGGLPTLVESLFISTDFDTNVMAARKVEKPSYAFGATMALRRETLDAIGGFLAIRNYLADDYYLGYLVAQRGLKLVLSDLVVETVLDVGPWAHLFQHQVRWARTYRTVRPGGYFGSVFTQGTMWAVFTMLYYGFSPTSVAIAATVIGLRLWCASAMCFRYLHTDNTPLHMLLVLPKDLFVSAVWLISFLGNTVRWSGHDFRVLRGGEMVHVTAPATTSAWQQPALAEPTSSAPDSL, encoded by the coding sequence ATGATGCTACCAGTCCTCCACGTCTCGGCGCTGCAAGCCGTGATCGGCATCGGGGTGTTGGCGTCGATCTGGTACTACCTGACCGTGCTCTACTCGGCACGGGAGTTCTTTCGCTGGGCTGACGGCCAACGCGCAGGCGCCGCGGCGGCACCACAGCCTGGCGTCTCAGTGCTCAAACCGCTCAAGGGTCTCGACGTCAATCTGTACGAGAATCTCGCAACCTTTTGTCGTCAGGATTACCGCGGCGCGTTCCAGGTGGTCTTCGGCGTCGCCGATGCCGGTGACAGCGCGATTGCCGTGGTGCGCCAACTGCAGCGCGACTTTTCCTCGCTCGACATCGAGTTGGTCATCGACCCGCGCGTGTACGGCACGAACTACAAGGTGAGCAACCTGCACAACATGTACGCGCGCGCTCGCCACGACGTGTTGGTGATCGCCGATAGCGATATCCGCGTGCCGCCAGACTATCTGTGCCGAGTGGTCGCGCCCCTGCACGATCCCGCCGTCGGCGTCGTGAGCTGCTTGTACAAAGCGGTGCGCCAAGGCGGCCTCCCGACGTTGGTCGAGTCGCTGTTCATCAGCACCGACTTCGACACCAACGTGATGGCGGCGCGCAAAGTGGAGAAGCCGAGCTACGCGTTCGGCGCAACCATGGCGCTGCGACGCGAGACGCTCGATGCCATCGGTGGCTTTCTCGCCATCCGCAACTATCTCGCCGACGACTACTACCTCGGCTACCTGGTTGCTCAACGCGGCTTGAAGTTGGTGTTGTCGGATCTCGTGGTCGAGACGGTCCTTGATGTCGGTCCCTGGGCACATCTCTTTCAACACCAAGTGCGCTGGGCGCGGACGTACCGCACCGTGCGCCCCGGCGGCTATTTTGGCAGCGTGTTCACCCAGGGCACCATGTGGGCGGTGTTCACGATGCTCTACTACGGGTTCAGTCCCACCAGTGTAGCGATTGCGGCAACCGTGATCGGCCTACGCCTGTGGTGCGCGAGTGCGATGTGCTTCCGCTACCTCCACACGGACAACACGCCGCTTCACATGCTGCTCGTCTTACCGAAGGATCTCTTCGTCTCCGCGGTGTGGCTGATTAGTTTTCTCGGCAACACGGTGAGATGGAGCGGTCACGATTTCCGCGTCCTGCGCGGCGGCGAGATGGTTCATGTTACCGCGCCCGCAACGACATCCGCTTGGCAACAACCCGCGCTCGCGGAGCCGACGTCATCGGCACCCGATTCACTCTAG
- a CDS encoding nitroreductase family deazaflavin-dependent oxidoreductase, giving the protein MNATLAKRLARVADSSTLRLTHYGRKSGKPYEVTIWYLVEGDTIYLVTSNVQRQWTRNVQKRSKVSLQIDGETFEGTASRITAVAERAHVNELVGQKYWYVRPLLWLVETFGLPDHGGAFRVRLRTQ; this is encoded by the coding sequence ATGAACGCAACGCTCGCGAAACGCCTCGCCCGTGTGGCCGACTCTTCGACACTGCGCTTGACCCACTATGGTCGCAAGAGCGGCAAACCCTACGAAGTGACCATCTGGTACCTGGTTGAGGGCGACACGATCTATCTCGTGACCTCGAACGTGCAACGTCAGTGGACGCGCAACGTGCAGAAGCGATCGAAGGTGTCGTTGCAGATCGATGGCGAGACGTTCGAAGGCACGGCGAGCCGCATCACCGCGGTCGCCGAGCGCGCGCACGTCAATGAGTTAGTGGGGCAGAAGTACTGGTACGTCCGGCCGCTGCTGTGGTTGGTCGAGACGTTCGGACTGCCCGACCACGGCGGCGCCTTCCGCGTCCGCTTGCGGACGCAGTGA
- a CDS encoding isoprenylcysteine carboxylmethyltransferase family protein — MIVRTLLFTIFVPGSVTVLVPRMLLRSDMEYPLPLGVVRFAGAVIIVVGVAIYLWCAWNFIAAGHGTPNPLDAPQQLVVRGLYQFTRNPMYVGVGSIVAGEGVLFESATLLAYVTLLMLLFHLRVLTYEEPTLRRQFGAAFDAYCRRVPRWLPNLHSQEGPLQ, encoded by the coding sequence TTGATTGTTCGAACCCTGCTGTTCACGATCTTCGTGCCTGGATCAGTCACCGTGCTGGTGCCGCGGATGCTGTTGCGGTCGGACATGGAATATCCGCTGCCGCTCGGGGTCGTACGGTTCGCCGGCGCGGTGATCATCGTTGTGGGCGTGGCCATCTATCTATGGTGCGCGTGGAACTTCATTGCGGCCGGCCACGGCACCCCGAACCCGCTCGATGCACCGCAGCAACTCGTCGTGCGCGGCCTCTACCAATTTACGCGCAACCCGATGTACGTCGGCGTCGGATCGATCGTTGCGGGCGAGGGCGTGCTGTTCGAGTCCGCCACCTTGCTCGCATACGTGACGTTGCTCATGCTGCTGTTTCACCTGCGCGTCCTCACGTACGAGGAGCCTACCTTGCGACGACAGTTCGGCGCGGCGTTTGACGCCTACTGCCGGCGCGTGCCACGTTGGTTGCCGAACCTGCACTCCCAAGAAGGACCCCTCCAATGA
- a CDS encoding SRPBCC domain-containing protein encodes MPKTIQQTVQLSAPAGDLYDAYLDPERHAAITGAPVTIAAEPGAPFRAFNGMLSGRMLHTLPQRLIVQTWRSSQWREDDVDSILVLTFSPDGAGGRIDLVHVNVADHDYDGVKHGWEKYYWTPWRAYLDRRT; translated from the coding sequence ATGCCGAAGACGATTCAGCAAACGGTTCAACTCTCAGCCCCCGCCGGCGACTTGTACGATGCCTATCTCGATCCGGAGCGGCATGCGGCGATCACGGGTGCGCCGGTCACGATCGCTGCGGAGCCAGGCGCGCCGTTTCGCGCGTTCAACGGCATGCTCTCGGGACGCATGTTGCATACGCTGCCGCAGCGGCTCATTGTGCAGACCTGGCGCTCCAGCCAATGGCGAGAAGACGATGTGGACTCGATTCTCGTCCTGACTTTTTCTCCCGACGGCGCCGGCGGTCGCATCGATCTCGTGCACGTCAATGTCGCCGACCACGACTACGACGGCGTCAAGCACGGATGGGAGAAGTACTACTGGACACCGTGGCGCGCGTACCTCGACCGTCGCACCTGA
- a CDS encoding GMC family oxidoreductase, with the protein MSLPSTVPNVLGNTALDAPFDVVIVGSGAGGSAAAHVLAGAGMKVLILEAGNNYFPGLDNPDHLPFPLFSNDELKFGRRMVLQDPVVEPRTFRQSAAETARAHPDVNVLARNVGGTTVHADMKYPRFNEIDFRLASALRDGGRTFDGTSFVDWPLTYDELQPFYVTAENLSGVSGRADGEGADPFASPRSGPYPLPPTAEMYVARTLADGARKKGYHPIHYPGAVNSRPYGGRPACNNCGFCSGFGCPNNSKGSAAVTTLRSALLTGNCQVRFNCFARRLVRNGNSIAAVEYTDADGAIQSVTADRFILAASAVESARLCLLSDRDGPGLGNSSDQLGRHLMYHFQTTAVGIFKQRLHGERGNSVSNGMADFRGVTEGGMSLRSDVPLGGIIEFGTSSEPLRSNKAFLRPDALAFAHLVGLPLKQLLVEGPFTAHIAVLTMQAEDAPQPTNRVQLDPTVRDVYGLPVPMVTYQNHGFELDARTFYQPKMLQILGAAGAQFGFFQPYDPSEPPDSRHVMGGLRMGSDPHTSVCDPFGKFHDLDNLYNADGGVFVTSSGYNPTLTIIALALRTAGHIVAPGHAERVIASHI; encoded by the coding sequence ACGCACCCTTCGATGTCGTGATCGTCGGCAGTGGGGCGGGCGGTTCAGCCGCCGCGCATGTGCTCGCCGGCGCCGGCATGAAGGTGCTCATCCTCGAAGCCGGCAACAACTACTTTCCCGGGCTCGACAACCCCGACCATCTGCCATTTCCGCTGTTCAGCAACGATGAGCTGAAGTTCGGCCGCCGCATGGTGTTGCAGGACCCGGTGGTGGAGCCGCGCACGTTTCGCCAGAGCGCGGCCGAGACGGCGCGCGCGCATCCGGACGTGAACGTGCTGGCGCGCAATGTCGGCGGCACCACGGTGCATGCCGACATGAAGTATCCGCGCTTCAACGAGATCGACTTCCGCCTGGCCTCGGCGCTGCGCGATGGCGGCCGAACCTTCGACGGCACCAGCTTCGTCGATTGGCCGCTCACGTACGATGAGCTGCAACCGTTCTACGTCACGGCCGAAAATTTGTCGGGCGTGAGCGGCCGCGCCGACGGGGAGGGGGCTGATCCGTTCGCGTCGCCACGTAGCGGCCCGTACCCGTTGCCGCCGACCGCGGAGATGTACGTCGCGCGCACCCTCGCCGATGGCGCACGCAAGAAGGGCTACCACCCCATACACTATCCCGGGGCGGTCAACTCGCGGCCCTACGGCGGGCGCCCGGCGTGCAACAACTGCGGCTTCTGCAGCGGCTTCGGCTGTCCCAACAACTCGAAGGGCTCGGCGGCGGTCACGACGTTACGGAGCGCGCTGCTCACCGGCAACTGCCAGGTGCGCTTCAATTGCTTTGCACGCCGCTTGGTACGCAACGGCAACAGCATTGCGGCGGTGGAGTACACCGACGCCGACGGTGCGATACAATCGGTCACCGCCGATCGCTTCATCCTCGCCGCCAGCGCGGTGGAGAGCGCGCGCTTGTGTTTGCTCTCCGATCGCGATGGGCCCGGGCTGGGCAACTCGAGCGATCAGCTCGGCCGCCATCTGATGTACCACTTCCAGACCACCGCCGTCGGCATCTTCAAGCAGCGCCTACACGGCGAACGGGGCAATTCGGTCAGCAACGGCATGGCCGACTTCCGCGGCGTGACCGAAGGCGGCATGAGTTTGCGCTCGGACGTTCCGCTCGGCGGCATCATCGAATTCGGCACCTCGTCGGAGCCGCTGCGTTCGAACAAGGCATTCCTGCGCCCGGACGCGTTGGCGTTCGCTCACTTGGTCGGCCTCCCGTTGAAGCAGTTGTTGGTCGAAGGCCCGTTTACCGCCCACATCGCGGTGTTGACGATGCAGGCCGAAGACGCACCGCAGCCGACCAATCGTGTACAACTCGATCCGACCGTGCGCGACGTGTACGGCTTGCCGGTGCCGATGGTGACGTACCAAAACCATGGCTTCGAACTCGACGCGCGCACCTTCTATCAGCCGAAGATGCTGCAGATCCTGGGCGCGGCCGGTGCGCAATTCGGATTCTTCCAGCCCTACGATCCCAGTGAGCCGCCCGACTCTCGCCACGTCATGGGCGGCTTGCGCATGGGCAGCGACCCGCACACGTCGGTGTGCGATCCGTTCGGGAAATTTCACGACCTCGACAACCTCTACAACGCCGACGGCGGCGTGTTCGTGACCAGTTCGGGGTACAATCCGACGCTGACGATCATCGCCCTCGCCTTGCGAACCGCCGGCCACATCGTCGCTCCCGGTCACGCGGAACGCGTGATCGCTTCGCACATTTGA
- a CDS encoding NAD(P)/FAD-dependent oxidoreductase: MSRWDVVVIGAGLGGMLTGAILARRGRRVLVLEREPRAGGRLRSYDVDGFVVDCGAFLWPNKHLDEALAAAGVTDWIGSEIPADQVMRIFVQGLNGKRFAFPWLGRDQAALADTVREVYRISPEEFRTFSGVLAQLAQLDDAQTAVLMHTTVGDWLGTAGANPTSANALRRTLMLFGSKEPMHASIGEFARMLQRNRTPGRPAKPEYCGANAIGGVRALVEAIRHALERNHAELRLATTVDEIIVEGHRATGVLAHGAAPFQERFDADAVVSNVPIWALFDLISDRHFPSQFVANAHHYAKVGGTVSVAYAFEDVPTLRETGAPDRFLGWTRLLVGATRTFGGGLMWASLHSPHNAPPGKHILQGMRLVRPEVLGDHDAVDHIVADFDTMVREIYRDVDEKLRWRRRWVTRDGSEYMISAAPRPDIRAPSVEHLYFVGETINLPSIQMDAAAHSALECARLIG, encoded by the coding sequence ATGTCACGGTGGGACGTCGTCGTCATCGGTGCCGGGCTCGGCGGCATGCTGACCGGCGCCATCTTGGCGCGCCGGGGCCGCCGCGTACTCGTGCTCGAACGCGAGCCACGTGCCGGTGGCCGCCTGCGCAGCTACGACGTTGACGGCTTCGTGGTCGACTGCGGCGCGTTCTTGTGGCCCAACAAACATCTCGATGAGGCGCTCGCCGCGGCCGGCGTCACCGACTGGATCGGATCCGAGATTCCCGCCGATCAGGTGATGCGTATCTTCGTGCAAGGTCTCAACGGCAAGCGCTTCGCGTTCCCATGGCTGGGGCGAGATCAGGCCGCGCTCGCCGACACGGTGCGAGAAGTCTATCGCATCTCACCGGAGGAGTTCCGCACCTTCAGCGGCGTCCTGGCGCAACTTGCGCAACTCGATGATGCCCAGACCGCCGTACTGATGCACACCACCGTCGGCGACTGGCTCGGCACCGCCGGCGCCAACCCCACGTCGGCCAACGCGCTGCGGCGCACGCTGATGCTGTTCGGCTCGAAGGAACCGATGCACGCGTCGATCGGTGAGTTCGCCCGCATGCTGCAACGCAACCGCACGCCGGGTCGGCCGGCAAAGCCCGAGTACTGCGGTGCCAATGCGATCGGCGGCGTGAGGGCGTTGGTTGAAGCGATACGGCACGCATTGGAACGCAACCATGCCGAGTTGCGCCTGGCCACGACGGTCGACGAGATCATCGTCGAAGGTCATCGCGCCACCGGAGTGTTGGCCCACGGCGCGGCCCCGTTCCAAGAACGCTTCGACGCCGACGCCGTGGTCAGCAACGTGCCGATCTGGGCCCTCTTCGATCTCATCTCCGATCGTCACTTTCCCAGCCAATTCGTCGCCAACGCGCATCACTACGCCAAGGTCGGCGGCACGGTGAGCGTCGCCTATGCGTTCGAAGACGTGCCGACGCTGCGCGAGACCGGCGCGCCCGATCGCTTCCTGGGCTGGACGCGTTTGCTCGTCGGCGCCACGCGCACGTTCGGCGGTGGCCTGATGTGGGCGTCGCTGCACTCGCCGCACAACGCGCCGCCCGGCAAGCACATCCTGCAAGGCATGCGACTGGTGCGCCCCGAAGTGCTCGGCGATCACGACGCCGTCGATCACATCGTTGCTGACTTCGACACGATGGTGCGCGAGATCTATCGCGACGTTGATGAGAAACTCCGCTGGCGCCGCCGCTGGGTCACCCGCGACGGCAGCGAATACATGATCTCGGCGGCTCCTCGACCCGACATCCGCGCCCCGTCGGTCGAGCACCTCTACTTCGTCGGCGAGACCATCAATCTTCCGTCGATCCAAATGGACGCCGCCGCACACTCCGCGCTCGAGTGCGCCCGACTGATCGGCTAG